From a region of the Actinopolymorpha singaporensis genome:
- the eccB gene encoding type VII secretion protein EccB — protein MQTRRDQLQAYRYLVRRVLAAMLGNDPEAIEQPMRRVTTSTFAGIMVGALACAGVALYAWLGDSSSTRWKNDASSSVIVEKETGALYLYLPRSAVESGGSTAQQPGQAPQTPQPPGRPGQSGQGGDDANMILVPVRNTTSALLIRGSGMKKVSVSRESLAGIPRGPEIGIAQAPTSVPLATSIRSAPWAMCATAVAGEGGAAAGTPRVTVLIGTPEKSVGGRQVGDAALLVRGSNGSYHLVWHGRRLAVGERPLASLGYSTSAAVPVDSAWLRALPAGQELAGPVVPGRGEPSPVPIGGESATIGQLFHTPDPDRYYVMTADGFARLSEVQAKILLGTGAAVAAGGEAQSTFTEVAFSVVLAHTSPTDDDLQVKDLPPAPPRLATPSSPDAPLCLWYDNDQSGDHPLMRLTTGGSLPQGAGSAGSGSAPSTPRVLVPPGGGALAALLPGPGVRPSGYYLVTESGVKFPVPDTDTLARLGYAGAHPLPVPPTLLNLVPTGPALSQQAAYRSERFAPESGG, from the coding sequence ATGCAGACCCGACGCGACCAGCTCCAGGCGTACCGCTATCTCGTACGCCGGGTGCTCGCGGCCATGCTCGGCAACGACCCGGAGGCGATCGAGCAGCCCATGCGCCGGGTCACCACCTCGACGTTCGCGGGCATCATGGTCGGCGCGCTGGCGTGCGCGGGAGTCGCGTTGTACGCCTGGCTGGGCGACAGCTCGTCCACCCGCTGGAAGAACGACGCGTCCTCCTCGGTGATCGTGGAGAAGGAGACCGGCGCGCTCTACCTCTACCTGCCGCGCTCGGCGGTGGAGTCCGGCGGATCCACCGCGCAACAGCCCGGCCAGGCACCTCAGACACCGCAGCCGCCGGGCCGGCCGGGACAGTCCGGGCAGGGCGGCGACGACGCGAACATGATCCTGGTGCCGGTACGCAACACCACCTCCGCGCTGCTGATCCGGGGAAGTGGGATGAAGAAGGTGTCGGTGAGCCGGGAGTCGCTCGCCGGGATCCCCCGCGGCCCGGAGATCGGGATCGCCCAGGCGCCCACGTCGGTGCCCCTGGCCACCAGCATCCGCTCCGCGCCGTGGGCGATGTGCGCGACGGCGGTCGCCGGCGAGGGTGGCGCCGCGGCGGGAACGCCGAGGGTCACGGTGCTGATCGGTACGCCGGAGAAGTCGGTCGGCGGCCGCCAGGTCGGCGATGCCGCCCTGCTGGTGCGCGGCTCGAACGGCAGCTACCACCTCGTCTGGCACGGGCGCCGGCTCGCCGTCGGCGAACGCCCGCTGGCGAGCCTGGGCTACTCCACCTCGGCCGCCGTACCTGTCGACTCCGCGTGGCTGCGGGCTCTGCCGGCCGGCCAGGAGCTCGCCGGTCCCGTCGTACCCGGCCGGGGTGAGCCGAGCCCGGTGCCGATCGGCGGCGAGTCCGCCACGATCGGGCAGCTCTTCCACACCCCCGACCCCGACCGGTACTACGTGATGACCGCCGACGGCTTCGCCCGGCTCAGTGAGGTACAGGCGAAGATCCTGCTCGGCACCGGTGCGGCCGTCGCCGCCGGCGGCGAGGCGCAGAGCACGTTCACCGAGGTCGCGTTCAGCGTCGTACTCGCCCACACCTCTCCCACCGACGACGACCTGCAGGTGAAGGACCTCCCGCCGGCACCGCCGCGGCTCGCGACCCCGTCGAGCCCGGACGCCCCGCTGTGCCTGTGGTACGACAACGACCAGTCGGGCGACCACCCCCTGATGCGCCTCACCACCGGGGGATCCCTCCCGCAGGGCGCTGGATCGGCCGGGTCGGGGTCGGCTCCCTCCACGCCGCGGGTGCTCGTGCCGCCCGGTGGTGGCGCGCTGGCCGCACTGCTTCCGGGACCGGGCGTGCGGCCGTCCGGCTACTACCTCGTCACCGAGTCCGGAGTGAAGTTCCCGGTGCCCGACACCGACACGCTTGCTCGCCTGGGGTACGCCGGCGCGCACCCGCTGCCGGTGCCTCCGACGCTGCTGAACCTCGTCCCGACCGGTCCCGCGCTGTCGCAGCAGGCGGCCTACCGCTCCGAACGCTTCGCACCGGAGTCCGGCGGGTAG
- a CDS encoding type VII secretion protein EccE, with protein MSAVRAPQPTTRTGSSPANGRRRDRRTGRDDRRGDSAGSRRRPARLRRSYPGRHLGALPVATLVAWEVAVGLLAAGVAVGGALLVLGGVVFLAVVIGTAVWWNGRPLWRWLGVWTRFRRRNAQAAPAPPHDPGLAPLREWLPAFELSAVAGRRGERPAGVAHDGTGYVVVLGPRGDDLIASADPVRIPLGALASVGDAEGVRLASAQLLVRTLPAPAPTLGAYAAQLGASYAEISGGSTPAATSWWIALRLEPGRDGTSVTLDGSDVDAVSRALRTTVGWATKVLSSSGLPCRPLDEAELREVLDLTLGVDPQRATGGRRERRTTESWRGWSCDGVAHVSGWLRSWPRAGIPSLSRLLAAMAGLPVRAAVASLALTWAPDRTVRTTTFVRVVADDAKLARTAFRQLTKAGGRARIGVVRLDGEQLPGLIATIPMGGGAR; from the coding sequence GTGTCCGCTGTCCGTGCCCCGCAACCGACCACTCGCACCGGATCGTCCCCGGCGAACGGCCGCAGGCGCGACCGGCGCACCGGCCGCGACGACCGGCGAGGAGACTCGGCCGGAAGTCGGCGGCGACCGGCCCGGCTGCGCCGCTCCTACCCGGGCCGCCACCTGGGTGCTCTCCCCGTCGCCACGCTCGTCGCGTGGGAGGTCGCGGTGGGACTGCTCGCCGCCGGGGTGGCCGTGGGCGGAGCGCTGCTGGTACTCGGCGGAGTGGTGTTCCTCGCGGTCGTGATCGGCACCGCGGTGTGGTGGAACGGCCGGCCGCTGTGGCGCTGGCTGGGCGTGTGGACACGGTTTCGCCGGCGCAACGCACAGGCCGCGCCGGCCCCGCCCCACGATCCGGGGCTCGCTCCGCTGCGGGAGTGGCTGCCGGCGTTCGAGCTGTCGGCGGTCGCCGGACGGCGTGGCGAGCGCCCGGCCGGCGTCGCCCACGACGGCACCGGCTACGTCGTCGTTCTCGGCCCGCGCGGTGACGACCTGATCGCCTCCGCCGATCCCGTCCGCATCCCACTGGGTGCGCTGGCGAGCGTCGGTGACGCCGAAGGGGTCCGGCTCGCCTCCGCACAACTGCTCGTCCGCACCTTGCCGGCGCCCGCACCGACGTTGGGTGCGTACGCCGCTCAGCTCGGTGCGTCGTACGCCGAGATCAGCGGCGGTTCGACCCCGGCGGCGACCTCCTGGTGGATCGCGCTGCGGCTGGAGCCGGGCCGCGACGGTACGTCGGTGACGCTGGACGGTTCCGACGTCGACGCGGTGAGCCGGGCCCTGCGGACCACCGTCGGCTGGGCCACCAAGGTGCTGTCCTCGTCCGGGCTGCCCTGCCGTCCGCTGGACGAGGCGGAGCTACGGGAGGTTCTCGACCTCACCCTCGGCGTCGACCCCCAGCGCGCGACCGGCGGCCGCCGCGAACGCCGTACCACCGAGTCCTGGCGTGGCTGGAGCTGCGACGGAGTCGCCCACGTCAGCGGCTGGCTGCGGAGCTGGCCGCGGGCGGGCATCCCGTCGCTGTCCCGGTTGCTGGCGGCGATGGCCGGGCTGCCGGTACGGGCCGCCGTGGCGTCGCTCGCGCTCACCTGGGCACCCGACCGTACCGTACGTACGACCACCTTCGTCCGCGTCGTCGCCGACGACGCCAAGCTCGCCCGGACGGCGTTCCGGCAGCTCACCAAGGCAGGTGGCCGAGCCCGGATCGGGGTCGTCCGGCTGGACGGGGAGCAACTGCCCGGCCTGATCGCCACGATCCCGATGGGAGGCGGCGCCCGGTGA
- the eccCa gene encoding type VII secretion protein EccCa: MSTVLYRRPGRRQPPAMPKGEVLFEAPPELPEATPGGAMQKMFGILPMLGGGAVMAFMLSSGSTGNNSMRLLMSGTMAVSMVGMYISQLGSGGKNGERKHQVDGSRRDYLRYLGQLRRRVRTAANRQREALEWRYPEPDSLWVLPLSRRLWERRPADRDFGHVRVAKGVQRFVLQLIAPETKPVEDLEPVAAGALRRFIATYRTVPDVPIAVSLRGFAHVRMDGDPQAVRGLNRAMVAHLAAFHAPHEFVVASCLSPDRRAEWDWLKWLPHALHPTATDGAGQVRLVTSSLAELERLLAPELANRPFFSANGKPLTDQPHVVVLVDGGHASTDSRFLSAPPQGVTVIDLTGNAVRRFGDGVMRLRVTADQVFHVATGSDDDPDEGGKESLLGRPDELTVAQAESFARQLAPLRSALVGPTGVIEEQAEVEEEKPQYELELMSLLGIPDAHHLDPDVIWQPRPRRDRLRIPFGLTPDGRPVELDIKESAQGGMGPHGLVIGATGSGKSEVLRTFVLGLAVTHSPDALNLVLVDFKGGATFLGLDSLPHVSAVITNLEDELILVDRMQDALAGEMNRRQEVLRQAGNYGSLRDYEDDRAKGKPLEPMPSLWIVVDEFSELLSAKPEFIELFVMIGRLGRSLGVHLLLASQRLEEGKLRGLDTHLSYRIGLRTFSAGESRVVLGVPDAYELPREPGGGYLKVGTEGLVRFKAAYVGGVYEPSALAAGPGRKPPPKPGEKRWVPRITAYTTDYVEPEIVQVPEEPEPEPAETPAYAQQDRPQPRVLVDLVVDQLKSMGRAAHQVWLPPLDTPPTLDSLLPGPLTVIPDNGLTVDWEGRGQLRAPVAIVDKPYYQRRDPMWLDLAGAGGHVGIVGGPQSGKSTLLRSLIASYSLTHRPDEVQFYCLDFGGGTLSALLGLPHVGGVATRLDADAIRRTVGELTTLLEQRERAFTDAGVDSIATYRRMRRQGRIQPDRFASDVFLVVDGWGTVRADHEAVESAVTTLAARGLGFGIHVVATANKWSEFRMAIKDLIQTRLELKVGDPYDSEIDRRAAANVPANRPGRGLSPEQLHFLGALPRIDGVEDAEDVAEGVQAMVAAVADAWQGPAAPPVRLLPEELPLQSLPQAGTDPRPGVPIGIDEDELAPVYLNLDEEPHLVVFGANECGKSNLLEVIARGIVDRHPPSEARLIIVDYRRALLDAVSGDHLIGFAASSDAATSLLKDVGAALRKRLPGPDVTSEQLRNRTWWKGSDLYLIVDDYELVATSSGNPLAPITDLVSQARDIGLHLIIARGFGGAGRAMYDPIVQRIRDMGNPGLIMSGTREEGQLWGGVRGAPLPPGRGTLVSRRLGTRLIQTAYVKGSTDQPLP; the protein is encoded by the coding sequence GTGAGCACGGTGCTCTACCGTCGCCCCGGTCGCCGGCAGCCACCGGCGATGCCCAAGGGCGAGGTGCTGTTCGAGGCGCCGCCGGAGCTGCCGGAAGCCACGCCCGGCGGGGCGATGCAGAAGATGTTCGGCATCCTGCCCATGCTCGGCGGCGGCGCGGTGATGGCGTTCATGTTGTCCAGCGGCTCCACCGGCAACAACTCCATGCGGCTGCTGATGAGCGGCACGATGGCCGTGTCCATGGTGGGGATGTACATCAGCCAGCTCGGCAGCGGCGGCAAGAACGGCGAGCGCAAGCACCAGGTCGACGGCAGCCGCCGCGACTACCTCCGCTACCTCGGCCAGCTCCGCCGTCGGGTCCGCACCGCCGCCAACCGGCAGCGTGAGGCGCTGGAGTGGCGCTACCCCGAGCCGGACAGCCTGTGGGTGCTGCCGCTGAGTCGGCGGCTGTGGGAACGCCGGCCCGCCGACCGCGACTTCGGGCACGTACGCGTCGCCAAGGGCGTCCAGCGGTTCGTCCTGCAGCTGATCGCGCCGGAGACCAAGCCGGTGGAGGATCTCGAGCCGGTCGCCGCGGGTGCCCTGCGCCGGTTCATCGCCACCTACCGCACCGTTCCCGACGTACCCATCGCCGTGTCCCTGCGTGGGTTCGCGCACGTACGCATGGACGGCGACCCGCAGGCCGTCCGTGGCCTGAACCGGGCGATGGTCGCGCACCTCGCCGCGTTCCATGCGCCGCACGAGTTCGTCGTCGCGTCCTGCCTGTCCCCCGACCGGCGGGCCGAGTGGGACTGGCTCAAGTGGCTGCCGCACGCGTTGCATCCCACCGCCACCGACGGCGCCGGCCAGGTGCGCCTGGTCACCTCGTCACTGGCCGAGCTCGAACGCCTGCTGGCGCCCGAGCTGGCCAACCGCCCGTTCTTCTCCGCCAACGGCAAGCCGCTCACCGACCAGCCGCACGTCGTCGTCCTGGTCGACGGCGGGCACGCCAGCACCGACTCGCGGTTCCTCAGCGCGCCGCCGCAGGGCGTGACGGTGATCGACCTCACCGGCAACGCCGTCCGCCGGTTCGGTGACGGCGTGATGCGGCTGCGGGTCACCGCGGACCAGGTCTTCCACGTCGCGACGGGTTCCGACGACGACCCGGACGAGGGCGGCAAGGAGAGCCTGCTCGGCCGGCCCGACGAGCTGACCGTGGCCCAGGCCGAGTCGTTCGCCCGCCAGCTCGCCCCGCTGCGGTCGGCGCTGGTGGGGCCGACCGGCGTGATCGAGGAGCAGGCGGAGGTGGAGGAGGAGAAGCCGCAGTACGAGCTGGAGTTGATGAGCCTGCTCGGCATCCCCGACGCCCACCACCTCGACCCCGACGTCATCTGGCAGCCGCGCCCGCGCCGCGACCGGCTGCGCATCCCGTTCGGGCTCACCCCCGACGGCCGGCCGGTGGAGCTGGACATCAAGGAGTCCGCGCAGGGCGGTATGGGCCCGCACGGCCTGGTCATCGGCGCCACCGGTTCGGGCAAGAGCGAGGTGCTGCGCACGTTCGTGCTCGGCCTGGCCGTCACGCACTCCCCTGACGCGCTCAACCTCGTCCTCGTCGACTTCAAGGGTGGCGCGACGTTCCTCGGCCTGGACAGCCTGCCGCACGTCTCCGCGGTCATCACCAACCTCGAGGACGAACTGATCCTGGTCGACCGGATGCAGGACGCCCTGGCCGGTGAGATGAACCGCCGCCAGGAGGTGCTCCGGCAGGCCGGCAACTACGGCTCGTTGCGCGACTACGAGGACGACCGCGCCAAGGGCAAGCCGCTGGAGCCGATGCCGTCGCTGTGGATCGTGGTCGACGAGTTCAGCGAGCTGCTGTCGGCGAAGCCCGAGTTCATCGAGCTGTTCGTCATGATCGGCCGGCTGGGCCGAAGCCTCGGCGTGCACCTGCTGCTGGCCTCCCAGCGGCTGGAGGAGGGCAAGCTGCGCGGCCTGGACACGCACCTGTCCTACCGCATCGGCCTGCGGACCTTCTCCGCCGGTGAGAGCCGGGTCGTGCTCGGCGTTCCCGACGCCTACGAGCTGCCACGTGAGCCCGGTGGCGGCTACCTCAAGGTCGGTACGGAAGGCCTGGTCCGCTTCAAGGCCGCCTACGTCGGCGGGGTCTACGAGCCCTCGGCACTGGCCGCCGGGCCGGGACGCAAGCCGCCGCCGAAGCCGGGCGAGAAGCGCTGGGTGCCGCGGATCACCGCCTACACCACCGACTACGTCGAGCCCGAGATCGTGCAGGTGCCGGAGGAGCCCGAACCGGAGCCCGCGGAGACGCCCGCGTACGCCCAGCAGGACCGGCCCCAGCCCCGGGTGCTGGTCGACCTGGTGGTCGACCAGCTGAAGTCCATGGGCCGGGCCGCGCACCAGGTGTGGCTGCCCCCGCTGGACACTCCGCCGACTCTCGACTCGCTCCTGCCCGGCCCTCTCACGGTGATCCCCGACAACGGCCTGACCGTCGACTGGGAGGGCCGCGGGCAGTTGCGAGCCCCGGTCGCGATCGTGGACAAGCCGTACTACCAGCGCCGGGACCCGATGTGGCTCGACCTGGCCGGAGCGGGTGGCCACGTCGGCATCGTCGGCGGACCGCAGTCGGGCAAGAGCACGCTGCTGCGCAGCCTGATCGCGTCGTACTCCCTCACCCACCGGCCCGACGAGGTGCAGTTCTACTGCCTGGACTTCGGCGGCGGCACGCTGTCGGCGCTGCTCGGGCTGCCGCACGTCGGCGGGGTGGCCACCCGCCTCGACGCGGACGCGATCCGGCGTACCGTCGGTGAGCTGACCACCCTGCTCGAGCAGCGCGAACGCGCCTTCACCGACGCCGGTGTCGACTCCATCGCCACCTACCGCCGGATGCGGCGGCAGGGACGCATCCAGCCCGACCGGTTCGCCTCCGACGTGTTCCTCGTCGTCGACGGGTGGGGGACGGTCCGTGCCGACCACGAGGCCGTCGAGTCCGCCGTGACCACCCTGGCCGCCCGCGGGCTCGGGTTCGGCATCCACGTGGTGGCCACGGCGAACAAGTGGTCGGAGTTCCGGATGGCGATCAAGGACCTCATCCAGACCAGGCTGGAGCTGAAGGTCGGAGACCCGTACGACTCCGAGATCGACCGCCGGGCCGCCGCCAACGTCCCAGCCAACCGCCCTGGTCGCGGACTCTCGCCGGAGCAACTGCACTTCCTCGGTGCGCTGCCCCGCATCGACGGGGTGGAGGACGCCGAGGACGTCGCCGAAGGTGTGCAGGCGATGGTCGCGGCGGTCGCGGACGCCTGGCAGGGACCAGCCGCCCCGCCGGTGCGACTGCTGCCGGAGGAGCTTCCGCTGCAGAGCCTGCCCCAGGCGGGCACGGACCCGCGGCCGGGCGTTCCCATCGGCATCGACGAGGACGAGCTGGCACCGGTCTACCTCAACCTCGACGAGGAGCCGCACCTCGTGGTGTTCGGCGCCAACGAGTGCGGCAAGTCCAACCTGCTCGAGGTCATCGCCCGCGGGATCGTCGACCGGCACCCGCCCAGCGAGGCGCGCCTGATCATCGTCGACTACCGCCGTGCGCTGCTGGACGCGGTGAGCGGTGACCACCTGATCGGCTTCGCCGCGTCCTCCGACGCCGCGACGTCGCTGCTCAAGGACGTCGGCGCGGCGCTGCGCAAGCGGCTTCCCGGCCCGGACGTGACGTCGGAGCAGCTTCGCAACCGGACCTGGTGGAAGGGCTCGGACCTCTACCTCATCGTCGACGACTACGAGCTGGTCGCCACCTCGTCGGGCAACCCGCTGGCGCCGATCACCGACCTGGTGAGCCAGGCCCGCGACATCGGCCTGCACCTGATCATCGCCCGTGGCTTCGGCGGCGCCGGCCGGGCGATGTACGACCCGATCGTCCAGCGCATCCGGGACATGGGCAACCCGGGCCTGATCATGTCCGGCACCAGGGAAGAGGGCCAGCTGTGGGGCGGCGTACGAGGTGCGCCGCTGCCGCCCGGTCGCGGCACGCTGGTGAGCCGCCGCCTCGGCACCAGGCTGATCCAGACCGCGTACGTCAAGGGATCCACCGACCAGCCCCTCCCCTGA
- a CDS encoding S8 family serine peptidase codes for MRAAGILLAPALALATVVPAVISPTVSVAAAPNPTPSPTSPTPTPTGTANPGEDAGAGNAPVDPGRYQNNTCRNQYAGSASSAGQPWAQDRLQLDRLNSFATGRGVTVAVVDTGVDFRNRHLTPARAPHAASFVQDEDTPIPPWRDCAPGGHGTLVAGIIAARSIPGGGLRGVAPLADILSVRVAPGPEQGSAAALADGIRYAADNGADVINVSIVTGTEYDPLGQAVRYALDKGVVVVTAAGNTGGNQGNAQQWPAEFAAEKGYEGLIVVGAVDEQGKVADFSTTSVPVSVVAPGTNLASTAPMTNYQRGQQGTSFAAPFVSGLAALLVEKYHHRLTPVQVKQLIEDTADHPGLDLPDRSYGYGVINPYEALTQLLPQAGATRRPETGPAIAPLPTPTPADATPRRVALGVGGASVALTLLVIAGVAVTRRGRARGWRPGPDDGAGR; via the coding sequence ATGCGAGCAGCGGGAATCCTACTCGCGCCGGCCCTCGCCCTCGCCACCGTGGTTCCGGCGGTGATCTCGCCGACCGTGTCGGTCGCCGCTGCGCCGAACCCCACGCCCTCCCCCACCTCTCCCACGCCCACCCCCACAGGCACCGCGAATCCGGGTGAGGACGCCGGTGCGGGGAACGCGCCGGTCGACCCCGGCCGCTACCAGAACAACACCTGCCGCAACCAGTACGCCGGTTCCGCGTCGAGCGCCGGACAGCCCTGGGCGCAGGATCGCCTCCAACTGGACAGGCTGAACTCCTTCGCCACCGGGCGCGGCGTCACCGTCGCCGTGGTCGACACCGGTGTCGACTTCCGCAACCGCCACCTCACGCCCGCGCGGGCACCGCACGCAGCCAGCTTCGTCCAGGACGAGGACACCCCGATCCCGCCGTGGCGCGACTGCGCTCCCGGCGGCCACGGCACCCTCGTCGCGGGCATCATCGCCGCCCGCTCGATCCCGGGAGGCGGCCTGCGCGGCGTGGCACCACTCGCCGACATCCTGTCCGTACGGGTCGCGCCCGGGCCGGAGCAGGGTTCGGCCGCGGCGCTCGCCGACGGGATCCGCTATGCCGCCGACAACGGCGCCGACGTCATCAACGTGTCCATCGTCACCGGCACCGAGTACGACCCGCTCGGGCAGGCCGTCCGCTACGCCCTGGACAAGGGTGTGGTGGTGGTCACCGCCGCCGGGAACACCGGGGGCAACCAGGGCAACGCCCAACAGTGGCCGGCGGAGTTCGCGGCGGAGAAGGGGTACGAGGGCCTGATCGTGGTCGGCGCGGTCGACGAACAGGGCAAGGTCGCCGATTTCAGTACCACGTCGGTCCCGGTGTCCGTCGTCGCGCCCGGCACCAACCTCGCCAGCACCGCCCCCATGACGAACTACCAGCGAGGTCAGCAGGGGACGAGCTTCGCGGCGCCGTTCGTCTCCGGCCTCGCCGCCCTGCTGGTGGAGAAGTACCACCATCGGCTGACGCCGGTGCAGGTCAAACAGTTGATCGAGGACACCGCCGACCATCCGGGCCTGGACCTTCCGGACCGAAGCTACGGCTACGGGGTGATCAATCCGTACGAGGCACTGACGCAACTGCTCCCCCAGGCGGGCGCCACGCGACGCCCGGAGACCGGTCCGGCGATCGCCCCGCTTCCCACGCCCACACCCGCCGACGCGACGCCGCGCAGGGTCGCGCTCGGCGTCGGCGGGGCCTCGGTCGCCCTCACCCTGCTCGTAATCGCCGGGGTCGCGGTCACCCGGCGCGGCCGGGCACGCGGCTGGCGGCCGGGCCCGGACGACGGCGCCGGCCGGTAG
- a CDS encoding ATP-binding protein yields MTVVSVESSTTSTALVLPFEVASARTARRRLAADLRAAGVASDDVHDAVLVLSELVGNALRHARPLPTGALRVTWRRHPHQLEVSVTDGGGPTEPRPLELPASALGGRGLAIVDDLSSRWGVRRGGRTTTVYAVLDLTHESGLAPGRS; encoded by the coding sequence GTGACTGTGGTATCCGTCGAGAGTTCGACGACCTCCACTGCCTTGGTGCTGCCGTTCGAGGTCGCCAGCGCACGGACGGCACGGCGGCGGCTGGCCGCCGACCTCCGTGCCGCCGGTGTCGCCTCCGACGACGTCCATGACGCGGTGCTCGTCCTCAGCGAACTCGTCGGCAACGCCCTCCGGCACGCGCGGCCCCTCCCCACCGGTGCGCTGCGGGTGACCTGGAGGCGGCATCCGCACCAGCTCGAGGTGAGCGTCACCGACGGCGGCGGGCCGACCGAGCCGCGCCCGTTGGAGTTGCCGGCGTCCGCGCTGGGCGGCCGTGGGCTGGCGATCGTCGACGACCTTTCCTCTCGGTGGGGCGTACGCCGTGGTGGTCGCACCACCACCGTGTACGCCGTGCTCGACCTGACGCACGAGTCGGGCCTGGCGCCCGGCCGGTCCTGA
- the eccD gene encoding type VII secretion integral membrane protein EccD, whose translation MDANSGVELCRVTVVAPRTRMDLALPTDTPLADLLPTLLRYAGENPDDPAFLRGGWVLQRLGESSFDPSLHLSGLGVRDGDVLHLRHREQAIPEFAFDDVADAVAVATRERRTAWQPSDARTTALSVAGTFFVLGALVALATGPSWLLQSVVALVAAAGLVGGGTAMSRAFGQPDAGVLLAAAGVGYAGVGGLLLLGGDHRLGDFGAPQALVGCALVLVLATVSAFAVAAGWDGFLGVAATALVGALAAAAVLVLSASAGVVAAATVALALGVMPFLPTICARLAQLPLPQLPTSSEDLRRQSGVLPGPTVLQQAVVADRLVAALIAATTTVCAAGAVYLTRQPGWFGPALVGVTGLALFLRSRHFRGRTHRRWLVCGGVACAALLVWRLATGGSGLSGSTTVLAVGVPCLLVAAALGAWAVNAPGRRLSPYWARYTDLFEVLVLLTVVPLAFGAMGVYDAIIALLS comes from the coding sequence GTGGACGCGAACAGCGGCGTGGAGCTCTGCCGCGTCACCGTCGTCGCCCCACGCACCCGGATGGACCTCGCCCTGCCGACCGACACCCCGCTGGCCGACCTGTTGCCGACGCTGCTGCGGTACGCCGGGGAAAACCCCGACGACCCGGCGTTCCTGCGCGGCGGATGGGTGCTTCAGCGGCTCGGCGAGTCCTCCTTCGACCCGTCGCTGCACCTGTCCGGCCTGGGCGTACGCGACGGCGACGTGCTCCATCTGCGCCATCGTGAGCAAGCCATCCCCGAGTTCGCGTTCGACGACGTGGCCGACGCGGTCGCGGTGGCCACCCGGGAGCGGCGGACAGCCTGGCAGCCGTCCGACGCACGGACGACCGCCCTGTCGGTGGCCGGCACCTTCTTCGTGCTGGGCGCGCTGGTGGCGCTGGCCACCGGCCCCTCCTGGCTGCTCCAGTCGGTGGTGGCGCTGGTCGCCGCGGCCGGCCTGGTCGGCGGAGGTACGGCGATGTCGCGGGCCTTCGGTCAGCCGGACGCCGGCGTGCTGCTGGCCGCCGCGGGCGTCGGCTACGCGGGCGTCGGTGGCCTGCTCCTGCTCGGGGGGGACCACCGGCTCGGTGACTTCGGCGCCCCGCAGGCACTGGTCGGATGCGCGCTGGTGCTCGTGCTGGCGACGGTCTCGGCGTTCGCGGTGGCTGCCGGATGGGACGGCTTCCTCGGCGTCGCGGCCACCGCGCTGGTCGGGGCGCTCGCGGCGGCGGCGGTGCTGGTCCTGTCCGCCTCGGCCGGGGTGGTGGCCGCCGCCACGGTGGCGCTCGCGCTGGGTGTGATGCCGTTCCTGCCGACGATCTGCGCCCGGCTCGCCCAGCTCCCGCTGCCGCAGCTGCCGACCAGTTCGGAGGACCTGCGCCGGCAGTCCGGCGTGCTGCCGGGGCCGACCGTCCTGCAGCAGGCCGTCGTCGCCGACAGGTTGGTGGCCGCGCTGATCGCCGCCACCACCACGGTGTGCGCGGCGGGCGCGGTCTACCTCACCCGGCAGCCGGGCTGGTTCGGCCCGGCCCTGGTCGGCGTGACCGGGCTCGCGTTGTTCCTGCGGTCGCGGCACTTCCGGGGCCGTACGCACCGGCGGTGGCTGGTGTGCGGCGGGGTCGCCTGTGCCGCACTGCTGGTCTGGCGGCTGGCGACCGGCGGGTCGGGTCTCTCGGGATCCACGACGGTTCTCGCGGTGGGCGTGCCGTGCCTGCTCGTCGCCGCCGCACTCGGCGCCTGGGCGGTCAACGCGCCGGGCCGGCGGCTGTCGCCGTACTGGGCCCGCTACACCGATCTGTTCGAGGTGCTCGTCCTGCTCACGGTGGTACCGCTGGCGTTCGGCGCGATGGGCGTGTACGACGCGATCATCGCCCTGCTGTCCTGA